A single genomic interval of Antechinus flavipes isolate AdamAnt ecotype Samford, QLD, Australia chromosome 1, AdamAnt_v2, whole genome shotgun sequence harbors:
- the LOC127548231 gene encoding olfactory receptor 7D4-like: MLFSLFFLSRKESPIISENQTKFTDFILLRFSEKPEQQGTLFGLFFGMYLVTVIGNLLIILAIGSDSHLHTPMYFFLSNLSFADFCMVSTTVPNMLVSILLENKAITYVNCLAQMYFFMVFGCMDNFLLTAMAYDRFVAICHPLRYSAIMNPSLCCLLVLLSWIISLLDSLLHTLMVIRLSFCTDHEIQHFFCDLAEVLKLSCSDTLMNYILIYILAGLLAILPITGILFSYIQICSSILKIPSARGKYKAFSTCGSHLSVVSLFYGTGLGVYLSSSTTYSSWKSTVVSSMYSVVTPMLNPFIYTLRNKDIKDALRKLISRTVSSQ, translated from the coding sequence atgctcttctcacttttctttctcaGCAGAAAAGAAAGCCCCATAATatcagaaaaccaaacaaaattcACTGATTTTATTCTCCTGCGATTTTCTGAAAAACCAGAACAGCAGGGGACTCTCTTTGGGCTGTTCTTTGGCATGTACTTGGTCACAGTGATTGGAAATCTGCTCATAATTTTGGCCATTGGCTCTGACTCTCACCTTCATACCCCCATGTACTTCTTCCTTTCCAACTTATCCTTTGCAGATTTCTGTATGGTATCTACCACAGTCCCCAATATGTTGGTAAGTATCTTGTTAGAAAACAAGGCCATCACCTATGTTAACTGCCTTGCTCAGATGTATTTCTTTATGGTTTTTGGTTGTATGGACAATTTTCTCCTTACTGCAATGGCCTATGACCGTTTTGTGGCTATCTGTCATCCCCTACGCTATTCGGCCATCATGAATCCTAGTCTGTGTTGCCTGCTGGTGCTGCTTTCTTGGATAATAAGCCTTCTAGATTCCCTTCTTCACACTCTGATGGTAATAAGGCTCTCCTTCTGTACAGATCATGAAATTCAGCACTTCTTTTGTGATCTTGCTGAGGTTCTGAAACTCTCTTGTTCTGACACCCTAATGAATTacattttgatttacattttagCTGGACTGTTGGCTATTCTCCCCATCACAGGGATCCTTTTCTCTTATATCCAGATTTGTTCTTCCATTTTGAAAATCCCATCAGCTCGGGGCAAGTATaaagccttttccacctgtggatcTCACCTTTCTGTTGTTTCCTTATTCTATGGCACAGGACTTGGAGTGTATTTGAGCTCCTCCACTACCTATTCTTCCTGGAAGAGTACAGTAGTCTCGTCCATGTACTCTGTGGTCACCCCCATGTTGAATCCATTTATTTATACACTAAGGAATAAGGACATAAAAGATGCCCTTAGGAAACTAATTAGCAGAACAGTTTCCTCTCAGTGA